In Cyprinus carpio isolate SPL01 chromosome B16, ASM1834038v1, whole genome shotgun sequence, the following are encoded in one genomic region:
- the LOC109064510 gene encoding dual specificity tyrosine-phosphorylation-regulated kinase 1B-like isoform X2 translates to MVITSSVEEKPQPSNRMVANLPTESWIGSPDQNRFLPQSHLLRKPAKSGSSSGCKPPSSTLCQPAALGFSPAEPTMSSQHSHPSFGNIHSMADQQQVLSDMTILQRRIPPSFRDPASAPLRKLSVDLIKTYKHINEVYYTKKKRRAQQVPPEDSSTKKERKVYNDGYDDDNYDYIVKNGEKWLDRYEIDSLIGKGSFGQVVKAYDHHEQEWVAIKIIKNKKAFLNQAQIELRLLELMNKHDTEMKYYIVHLKRHFMFRNHLCLVFELLSYNLYDLLRNTNFRGVSLNLTRKFAQQLCTALLFLATPELSIIHCDLKPENILLCNPKRSAIKIVDFGSSCQLGQRIYQYIQSRFYRSPEVLLGMPYDLAIDMWSLGCILVEMHTGEPLFSGSNEVDQMNKIVEVLGVPPNHMLDQAPKARKYFDKLSDGLWTVKKNKDIKKEYKPPATRRLHEILGVETGGPGGRRAGEQGHAPCDYLKFKDLILRMLDYDPKTRITPFYALQHNFFKKTTDEGTNTSSSTSTSPAMDHSHSTSTTSSVSSSGGSSGSSNDNRNYRYSNRYYNSAVTHTDYEMQSPQAPSQQQLRIWPGGDSSMGQLSNSGSDSSYPQLLLHKPAATQHSRHFLGNIGGMMEPHHPHPIYGSHHSNGRQLRQQQQQQNQPQGQASQGQQGQALMPVSSPQMQDSIELSLTHHHHLGQSSIMQPPPSSLDSSQYGSSNLHLGLSAFRTRTVMAPQQPPSASQQQLPQAPASQDSMVAASGLGYIPPCYAGSNNNNNPPQGSVGVGGMLTGGPPPRGVGGAGGRPDSEESAMMAVCGSGSGQSAANS, encoded by the exons GTGGAAGCAGCTCAGGATGCAAGCCCCCCTCCTCTACCCTCTGCCAGCCTGCCGCCTTGGGCTTCTCCCCCGCTGAGCCAACCATGTCGAGCCAGCACAGCCACCCCTCCTTCGGTAACATCCACTCCATGGCCGACCAGCAGCAG gtgCTGTCAGATATGACCATCCTGCAGAGGAGGATTCCCCCGAGTTTTCGAGATCCCGCCAGTGCCCCGCTACGAAAACTCTCAGTCGATCTCATCAAGACATACAAGCACATCAATGAG GTATATTACACGAAGAAGAAACGGCGAGCCCAGCAGGTTCCCCCCGAGGACTCAAGCACCAAAAAAGAGCGCAAGGTGTACAACGACGGCTACGACGACGACAACTATGACTACATTGTGAAGAACGGGGAGAAGTGGCTGGACCGCTACGAGATCGACTCGCTTATTGGCAAGGGCTCCTTCGGACAG GTGGTGAAAGCCTATGACCACCACGAGCAGGAGTGGGTGGCCATCAAGATCATCAAGAACAAGAAAGCCTTCCTGAACCAGGCCCAGATTGAGCTGCGGCTTCTTGAGCTCATGAACAAACACGACACTGAGATGAAGTACTACATAG TCCACTTAAAGAGGCACTTCATGTTCCGTAACCACCTGTGCCTGGTGTTCGAGCTTCTCTCCTACAACCTGTACGACCTCCTGCGTAACACCAACTTCCGCGGCGTCTCGCTCAACCTGACGCGCAAGTTCGCTCAGCAGCTGTGCACGGCGCTGCTCTTCCTGGCCACGCCCGAGCTCAGCATCATCCACTGCGACCTCAAGCCTGAGAACATCCTCCTTTGCAATCCCAAGCGCAGTGCCATCAAGATTGTGGACTTTGGCAGTTCCTGCCAGCTAGGACAGAGG ATTTACCAGTACATCCAGAGTCGGTTTTACCGCTCTCCTGAGGTGTTGCTGGGCATGCCGTATGACCTGGCTATAGACATGTGGTCCCTGGGCTGTATCCTGGTGGAGATGCACACGGGCGAACCGCTCTTCAGCGGCTCCAATGAG GTGGACCAGATGAATAAAATAGTGGAGGTGCTGGGGGTCCCGCCCAACCATATGCTGGATCAGGCCCCTAAAGCACGCAAGTACTTCGACAAGCTGTCCGACGGCCTGTGGACCGTCAAGAAGAACAAGGACATTAAGAAG GAATATAAACCACCTGCCACGCGACGACTGCACGAGATCCTGGGGGTGGAGACGGGAGGTCCAGGGGGGAGGCGAGCTGGAGAACAGGGTCACGCACCCTGCGACTACCTGAAGTTCAAGGACCTGATCCTGCGCATGCTGGACTATGATCCCAAGACGCGCATCACGCCCTTTTACGCTCTGCAGCACAACTTCTTCAAGAAGACGACAGATGAGGgcaccaacaccagcagctccACCTCCACCAGCCCTGCCATGGACCACAGCCACTCCACCTCCACCACTAGCTCCGTCTCCAGCTCTG GTGGATCTAGCGGTTCTTCCAATGACAACCGAAACTACCGGTACAGCAACCGGTACTACAACAGTGCAGTCACTCACACGGACTATGAGATGCAGAGCCCACAA GCTCCGTCTCAACAGCAGTTGCGCATCTGGCCAGGAGGGGACAGCAGCATGGGTCAGCTGTCCAACAGCGGCAGCGACTCCTCCTACCcacagctgctgttgcacaaGCCGGCGGCCACGCAGCACTCGCGCCACTTCCTGGGCAACATAGGGGGCATGATGGAGCCTCACCATCCCCACCCCATCTACGGCAGCCACCACAGCAACGGCAGACAGCTCcgacaacagcagcagcagcagaaccagCCGCAGGGCCAGGCCTCGCAGGGCCAGCAGGGCCAGGCGCTGATGCCTGTCTCCTCCCCGCAGATGCAGGACAGCATCGAGCTCAGCCtcacccaccaccaccacctgggTCAGTCTTCCATCATGCAGCCGCCCCCGTCGAGCTTGGACTCCAGTCAGTACGGCTCATCCAACCTCCACCTGGGCCTCTCTGCCTTTCGGACTAGGACAGTCATGGCCCCCCAGCAGCCCCCTTCCGCTTCCCAGCAACAGTTGCCCCAGGCCCCAGCCTCCCAGGACAGCATGGTCGCTGCCTCCGGTTTGGGATACATCCCTCCGTGCTACgccggcagcaacaacaataacaacccGCCGCAGGGAAGCGTCGGAGTGGGGGGGATGCTCACCGGGGGGCCTCCGCCCAGGGGAGTCGGGGGAGCTGGGGGGCGGCCGGACTCCGAGGAGTCCGCCATGATGGCAGTGTGCGGCAGCGGGAGCGGTCAGAGTGCAGCCAACTCTTGA
- the LOC109064510 gene encoding dual specificity tyrosine-phosphorylation-regulated kinase 1B-like isoform X4 — protein MSSQHSHPSFGNIHSMADQQQVLSDMTILQRRIPPSFRDPASAPLRKLSVDLIKTYKHINEVYYTKKKRRAQQVPPEDSSTKKERKVYNDGYDDDNYDYIVKNGEKWLDRYEIDSLIGKGSFGQVVKAYDHHEQEWVAIKIIKNKKAFLNQAQIELRLLELMNKHDTEMKYYIVHLKRHFMFRNHLCLVFELLSYNLYDLLRNTNFRGVSLNLTRKFAQQLCTALLFLATPELSIIHCDLKPENILLCNPKRSAIKIVDFGSSCQLGQRIYQYIQSRFYRSPEVLLGMPYDLAIDMWSLGCILVEMHTGEPLFSGSNEVDQMNKIVEVLGVPPNHMLDQAPKARKYFDKLSDGLWTVKKNKDIKKVLYPSASEYKPPATRRLHEILGVETGGPGGRRAGEQGHAPCDYLKFKDLILRMLDYDPKTRITPFYALQHNFFKKTTDEGTNTSSSTSTSPAMDHSHSTSTTSSVSSSGGSSGSSNDNRNYRYSNRYYNSAVTHTDYEMQSPQAPSQQQLRIWPGGDSSMGQLSNSGSDSSYPQLLLHKPAATQHSRHFLGNIGGMMEPHHPHPIYGSHHSNGRQLRQQQQQQNQPQGQASQGQQGQALMPVSSPQMQDSIELSLTHHHHLGQSSIMQPPPSSLDSSQYGSSNLHLGLSAFRTRTVMAPQQPPSASQQQLPQAPASQDSMVAASGLGYIPPCYAGSNNNNNPPQGSVGVGGMLTGGPPPRGVGGAGGRPDSEESAMMAVCGSGSGQSAANS, from the exons ATGTCGAGCCAGCACAGCCACCCCTCCTTCGGTAACATCCACTCCATGGCCGACCAGCAGCAG gtgCTGTCAGATATGACCATCCTGCAGAGGAGGATTCCCCCGAGTTTTCGAGATCCCGCCAGTGCCCCGCTACGAAAACTCTCAGTCGATCTCATCAAGACATACAAGCACATCAATGAG GTATATTACACGAAGAAGAAACGGCGAGCCCAGCAGGTTCCCCCCGAGGACTCAAGCACCAAAAAAGAGCGCAAGGTGTACAACGACGGCTACGACGACGACAACTATGACTACATTGTGAAGAACGGGGAGAAGTGGCTGGACCGCTACGAGATCGACTCGCTTATTGGCAAGGGCTCCTTCGGACAG GTGGTGAAAGCCTATGACCACCACGAGCAGGAGTGGGTGGCCATCAAGATCATCAAGAACAAGAAAGCCTTCCTGAACCAGGCCCAGATTGAGCTGCGGCTTCTTGAGCTCATGAACAAACACGACACTGAGATGAAGTACTACATAG TCCACTTAAAGAGGCACTTCATGTTCCGTAACCACCTGTGCCTGGTGTTCGAGCTTCTCTCCTACAACCTGTACGACCTCCTGCGTAACACCAACTTCCGCGGCGTCTCGCTCAACCTGACGCGCAAGTTCGCTCAGCAGCTGTGCACGGCGCTGCTCTTCCTGGCCACGCCCGAGCTCAGCATCATCCACTGCGACCTCAAGCCTGAGAACATCCTCCTTTGCAATCCCAAGCGCAGTGCCATCAAGATTGTGGACTTTGGCAGTTCCTGCCAGCTAGGACAGAGG ATTTACCAGTACATCCAGAGTCGGTTTTACCGCTCTCCTGAGGTGTTGCTGGGCATGCCGTATGACCTGGCTATAGACATGTGGTCCCTGGGCTGTATCCTGGTGGAGATGCACACGGGCGAACCGCTCTTCAGCGGCTCCAATGAG GTGGACCAGATGAATAAAATAGTGGAGGTGCTGGGGGTCCCGCCCAACCATATGCTGGATCAGGCCCCTAAAGCACGCAAGTACTTCGACAAGCTGTCCGACGGCCTGTGGACCGTCAAGAAGAACAAGGACATTAAGAAGGTACTTTATCCTTCAGCCTCC GAATATAAACCACCTGCCACGCGACGACTGCACGAGATCCTGGGGGTGGAGACGGGAGGTCCAGGGGGGAGGCGAGCTGGAGAACAGGGTCACGCACCCTGCGACTACCTGAAGTTCAAGGACCTGATCCTGCGCATGCTGGACTATGATCCCAAGACGCGCATCACGCCCTTTTACGCTCTGCAGCACAACTTCTTCAAGAAGACGACAGATGAGGgcaccaacaccagcagctccACCTCCACCAGCCCTGCCATGGACCACAGCCACTCCACCTCCACCACTAGCTCCGTCTCCAGCTCTG GTGGATCTAGCGGTTCTTCCAATGACAACCGAAACTACCGGTACAGCAACCGGTACTACAACAGTGCAGTCACTCACACGGACTATGAGATGCAGAGCCCACAA GCTCCGTCTCAACAGCAGTTGCGCATCTGGCCAGGAGGGGACAGCAGCATGGGTCAGCTGTCCAACAGCGGCAGCGACTCCTCCTACCcacagctgctgttgcacaaGCCGGCGGCCACGCAGCACTCGCGCCACTTCCTGGGCAACATAGGGGGCATGATGGAGCCTCACCATCCCCACCCCATCTACGGCAGCCACCACAGCAACGGCAGACAGCTCcgacaacagcagcagcagcagaaccagCCGCAGGGCCAGGCCTCGCAGGGCCAGCAGGGCCAGGCGCTGATGCCTGTCTCCTCCCCGCAGATGCAGGACAGCATCGAGCTCAGCCtcacccaccaccaccacctgggTCAGTCTTCCATCATGCAGCCGCCCCCGTCGAGCTTGGACTCCAGTCAGTACGGCTCATCCAACCTCCACCTGGGCCTCTCTGCCTTTCGGACTAGGACAGTCATGGCCCCCCAGCAGCCCCCTTCCGCTTCCCAGCAACAGTTGCCCCAGGCCCCAGCCTCCCAGGACAGCATGGTCGCTGCCTCCGGTTTGGGATACATCCCTCCGTGCTACgccggcagcaacaacaataacaacccGCCGCAGGGAAGCGTCGGAGTGGGGGGGATGCTCACCGGGGGGCCTCCGCCCAGGGGAGTCGGGGGAGCTGGGGGGCGGCCGGACTCCGAGGAGTCCGCCATGATGGCAGTGTGCGGCAGCGGGAGCGGTCAGAGTGCAGCCAACTCTTGA
- the LOC109064510 gene encoding dual specificity tyrosine-phosphorylation-regulated kinase 1B-like isoform X1, which produces MVITSSVEEKPQPSNRMVANLPTESWIGSPDQNRFLPQSHLLRKPAKSGSSSGCKPPSSTLCQPAALGFSPAEPTMSSQHSHPSFGNIHSMADQQQVLSDMTILQRRIPPSFRDPASAPLRKLSVDLIKTYKHINEVYYTKKKRRAQQVPPEDSSTKKERKVYNDGYDDDNYDYIVKNGEKWLDRYEIDSLIGKGSFGQVVKAYDHHEQEWVAIKIIKNKKAFLNQAQIELRLLELMNKHDTEMKYYIVHLKRHFMFRNHLCLVFELLSYNLYDLLRNTNFRGVSLNLTRKFAQQLCTALLFLATPELSIIHCDLKPENILLCNPKRSAIKIVDFGSSCQLGQRIYQYIQSRFYRSPEVLLGMPYDLAIDMWSLGCILVEMHTGEPLFSGSNEVDQMNKIVEVLGVPPNHMLDQAPKARKYFDKLSDGLWTVKKNKDIKKVLYPSASEYKPPATRRLHEILGVETGGPGGRRAGEQGHAPCDYLKFKDLILRMLDYDPKTRITPFYALQHNFFKKTTDEGTNTSSSTSTSPAMDHSHSTSTTSSVSSSGGSSGSSNDNRNYRYSNRYYNSAVTHTDYEMQSPQAPSQQQLRIWPGGDSSMGQLSNSGSDSSYPQLLLHKPAATQHSRHFLGNIGGMMEPHHPHPIYGSHHSNGRQLRQQQQQQNQPQGQASQGQQGQALMPVSSPQMQDSIELSLTHHHHLGQSSIMQPPPSSLDSSQYGSSNLHLGLSAFRTRTVMAPQQPPSASQQQLPQAPASQDSMVAASGLGYIPPCYAGSNNNNNPPQGSVGVGGMLTGGPPPRGVGGAGGRPDSEESAMMAVCGSGSGQSAANS; this is translated from the exons GTGGAAGCAGCTCAGGATGCAAGCCCCCCTCCTCTACCCTCTGCCAGCCTGCCGCCTTGGGCTTCTCCCCCGCTGAGCCAACCATGTCGAGCCAGCACAGCCACCCCTCCTTCGGTAACATCCACTCCATGGCCGACCAGCAGCAG gtgCTGTCAGATATGACCATCCTGCAGAGGAGGATTCCCCCGAGTTTTCGAGATCCCGCCAGTGCCCCGCTACGAAAACTCTCAGTCGATCTCATCAAGACATACAAGCACATCAATGAG GTATATTACACGAAGAAGAAACGGCGAGCCCAGCAGGTTCCCCCCGAGGACTCAAGCACCAAAAAAGAGCGCAAGGTGTACAACGACGGCTACGACGACGACAACTATGACTACATTGTGAAGAACGGGGAGAAGTGGCTGGACCGCTACGAGATCGACTCGCTTATTGGCAAGGGCTCCTTCGGACAG GTGGTGAAAGCCTATGACCACCACGAGCAGGAGTGGGTGGCCATCAAGATCATCAAGAACAAGAAAGCCTTCCTGAACCAGGCCCAGATTGAGCTGCGGCTTCTTGAGCTCATGAACAAACACGACACTGAGATGAAGTACTACATAG TCCACTTAAAGAGGCACTTCATGTTCCGTAACCACCTGTGCCTGGTGTTCGAGCTTCTCTCCTACAACCTGTACGACCTCCTGCGTAACACCAACTTCCGCGGCGTCTCGCTCAACCTGACGCGCAAGTTCGCTCAGCAGCTGTGCACGGCGCTGCTCTTCCTGGCCACGCCCGAGCTCAGCATCATCCACTGCGACCTCAAGCCTGAGAACATCCTCCTTTGCAATCCCAAGCGCAGTGCCATCAAGATTGTGGACTTTGGCAGTTCCTGCCAGCTAGGACAGAGG ATTTACCAGTACATCCAGAGTCGGTTTTACCGCTCTCCTGAGGTGTTGCTGGGCATGCCGTATGACCTGGCTATAGACATGTGGTCCCTGGGCTGTATCCTGGTGGAGATGCACACGGGCGAACCGCTCTTCAGCGGCTCCAATGAG GTGGACCAGATGAATAAAATAGTGGAGGTGCTGGGGGTCCCGCCCAACCATATGCTGGATCAGGCCCCTAAAGCACGCAAGTACTTCGACAAGCTGTCCGACGGCCTGTGGACCGTCAAGAAGAACAAGGACATTAAGAAGGTACTTTATCCTTCAGCCTCC GAATATAAACCACCTGCCACGCGACGACTGCACGAGATCCTGGGGGTGGAGACGGGAGGTCCAGGGGGGAGGCGAGCTGGAGAACAGGGTCACGCACCCTGCGACTACCTGAAGTTCAAGGACCTGATCCTGCGCATGCTGGACTATGATCCCAAGACGCGCATCACGCCCTTTTACGCTCTGCAGCACAACTTCTTCAAGAAGACGACAGATGAGGgcaccaacaccagcagctccACCTCCACCAGCCCTGCCATGGACCACAGCCACTCCACCTCCACCACTAGCTCCGTCTCCAGCTCTG GTGGATCTAGCGGTTCTTCCAATGACAACCGAAACTACCGGTACAGCAACCGGTACTACAACAGTGCAGTCACTCACACGGACTATGAGATGCAGAGCCCACAA GCTCCGTCTCAACAGCAGTTGCGCATCTGGCCAGGAGGGGACAGCAGCATGGGTCAGCTGTCCAACAGCGGCAGCGACTCCTCCTACCcacagctgctgttgcacaaGCCGGCGGCCACGCAGCACTCGCGCCACTTCCTGGGCAACATAGGGGGCATGATGGAGCCTCACCATCCCCACCCCATCTACGGCAGCCACCACAGCAACGGCAGACAGCTCcgacaacagcagcagcagcagaaccagCCGCAGGGCCAGGCCTCGCAGGGCCAGCAGGGCCAGGCGCTGATGCCTGTCTCCTCCCCGCAGATGCAGGACAGCATCGAGCTCAGCCtcacccaccaccaccacctgggTCAGTCTTCCATCATGCAGCCGCCCCCGTCGAGCTTGGACTCCAGTCAGTACGGCTCATCCAACCTCCACCTGGGCCTCTCTGCCTTTCGGACTAGGACAGTCATGGCCCCCCAGCAGCCCCCTTCCGCTTCCCAGCAACAGTTGCCCCAGGCCCCAGCCTCCCAGGACAGCATGGTCGCTGCCTCCGGTTTGGGATACATCCCTCCGTGCTACgccggcagcaacaacaataacaacccGCCGCAGGGAAGCGTCGGAGTGGGGGGGATGCTCACCGGGGGGCCTCCGCCCAGGGGAGTCGGGGGAGCTGGGGGGCGGCCGGACTCCGAGGAGTCCGCCATGATGGCAGTGTGCGGCAGCGGGAGCGGTCAGAGTGCAGCCAACTCTTGA
- the LOC109064510 gene encoding dual specificity tyrosine-phosphorylation-regulated kinase 1B-like isoform X3, protein MLKPTMRLKGGSSSGCKPPSSTLCQPAALGFSPAEPTMSSQHSHPSFGNIHSMADQQQVLSDMTILQRRIPPSFRDPASAPLRKLSVDLIKTYKHINEVYYTKKKRRAQQVPPEDSSTKKERKVYNDGYDDDNYDYIVKNGEKWLDRYEIDSLIGKGSFGQVVKAYDHHEQEWVAIKIIKNKKAFLNQAQIELRLLELMNKHDTEMKYYIVHLKRHFMFRNHLCLVFELLSYNLYDLLRNTNFRGVSLNLTRKFAQQLCTALLFLATPELSIIHCDLKPENILLCNPKRSAIKIVDFGSSCQLGQRIYQYIQSRFYRSPEVLLGMPYDLAIDMWSLGCILVEMHTGEPLFSGSNEVDQMNKIVEVLGVPPNHMLDQAPKARKYFDKLSDGLWTVKKNKDIKKVLYPSASEYKPPATRRLHEILGVETGGPGGRRAGEQGHAPCDYLKFKDLILRMLDYDPKTRITPFYALQHNFFKKTTDEGTNTSSSTSTSPAMDHSHSTSTTSSVSSSGGSSGSSNDNRNYRYSNRYYNSAVTHTDYEMQSPQAPSQQQLRIWPGGDSSMGQLSNSGSDSSYPQLLLHKPAATQHSRHFLGNIGGMMEPHHPHPIYGSHHSNGRQLRQQQQQQNQPQGQASQGQQGQALMPVSSPQMQDSIELSLTHHHHLGQSSIMQPPPSSLDSSQYGSSNLHLGLSAFRTRTVMAPQQPPSASQQQLPQAPASQDSMVAASGLGYIPPCYAGSNNNNNPPQGSVGVGGMLTGGPPPRGVGGAGGRPDSEESAMMAVCGSGSGQSAANS, encoded by the exons GTGGAAGCAGCTCAGGATGCAAGCCCCCCTCCTCTACCCTCTGCCAGCCTGCCGCCTTGGGCTTCTCCCCCGCTGAGCCAACCATGTCGAGCCAGCACAGCCACCCCTCCTTCGGTAACATCCACTCCATGGCCGACCAGCAGCAG gtgCTGTCAGATATGACCATCCTGCAGAGGAGGATTCCCCCGAGTTTTCGAGATCCCGCCAGTGCCCCGCTACGAAAACTCTCAGTCGATCTCATCAAGACATACAAGCACATCAATGAG GTATATTACACGAAGAAGAAACGGCGAGCCCAGCAGGTTCCCCCCGAGGACTCAAGCACCAAAAAAGAGCGCAAGGTGTACAACGACGGCTACGACGACGACAACTATGACTACATTGTGAAGAACGGGGAGAAGTGGCTGGACCGCTACGAGATCGACTCGCTTATTGGCAAGGGCTCCTTCGGACAG GTGGTGAAAGCCTATGACCACCACGAGCAGGAGTGGGTGGCCATCAAGATCATCAAGAACAAGAAAGCCTTCCTGAACCAGGCCCAGATTGAGCTGCGGCTTCTTGAGCTCATGAACAAACACGACACTGAGATGAAGTACTACATAG TCCACTTAAAGAGGCACTTCATGTTCCGTAACCACCTGTGCCTGGTGTTCGAGCTTCTCTCCTACAACCTGTACGACCTCCTGCGTAACACCAACTTCCGCGGCGTCTCGCTCAACCTGACGCGCAAGTTCGCTCAGCAGCTGTGCACGGCGCTGCTCTTCCTGGCCACGCCCGAGCTCAGCATCATCCACTGCGACCTCAAGCCTGAGAACATCCTCCTTTGCAATCCCAAGCGCAGTGCCATCAAGATTGTGGACTTTGGCAGTTCCTGCCAGCTAGGACAGAGG ATTTACCAGTACATCCAGAGTCGGTTTTACCGCTCTCCTGAGGTGTTGCTGGGCATGCCGTATGACCTGGCTATAGACATGTGGTCCCTGGGCTGTATCCTGGTGGAGATGCACACGGGCGAACCGCTCTTCAGCGGCTCCAATGAG GTGGACCAGATGAATAAAATAGTGGAGGTGCTGGGGGTCCCGCCCAACCATATGCTGGATCAGGCCCCTAAAGCACGCAAGTACTTCGACAAGCTGTCCGACGGCCTGTGGACCGTCAAGAAGAACAAGGACATTAAGAAGGTACTTTATCCTTCAGCCTCC GAATATAAACCACCTGCCACGCGACGACTGCACGAGATCCTGGGGGTGGAGACGGGAGGTCCAGGGGGGAGGCGAGCTGGAGAACAGGGTCACGCACCCTGCGACTACCTGAAGTTCAAGGACCTGATCCTGCGCATGCTGGACTATGATCCCAAGACGCGCATCACGCCCTTTTACGCTCTGCAGCACAACTTCTTCAAGAAGACGACAGATGAGGgcaccaacaccagcagctccACCTCCACCAGCCCTGCCATGGACCACAGCCACTCCACCTCCACCACTAGCTCCGTCTCCAGCTCTG GTGGATCTAGCGGTTCTTCCAATGACAACCGAAACTACCGGTACAGCAACCGGTACTACAACAGTGCAGTCACTCACACGGACTATGAGATGCAGAGCCCACAA GCTCCGTCTCAACAGCAGTTGCGCATCTGGCCAGGAGGGGACAGCAGCATGGGTCAGCTGTCCAACAGCGGCAGCGACTCCTCCTACCcacagctgctgttgcacaaGCCGGCGGCCACGCAGCACTCGCGCCACTTCCTGGGCAACATAGGGGGCATGATGGAGCCTCACCATCCCCACCCCATCTACGGCAGCCACCACAGCAACGGCAGACAGCTCcgacaacagcagcagcagcagaaccagCCGCAGGGCCAGGCCTCGCAGGGCCAGCAGGGCCAGGCGCTGATGCCTGTCTCCTCCCCGCAGATGCAGGACAGCATCGAGCTCAGCCtcacccaccaccaccacctgggTCAGTCTTCCATCATGCAGCCGCCCCCGTCGAGCTTGGACTCCAGTCAGTACGGCTCATCCAACCTCCACCTGGGCCTCTCTGCCTTTCGGACTAGGACAGTCATGGCCCCCCAGCAGCCCCCTTCCGCTTCCCAGCAACAGTTGCCCCAGGCCCCAGCCTCCCAGGACAGCATGGTCGCTGCCTCCGGTTTGGGATACATCCCTCCGTGCTACgccggcagcaacaacaataacaacccGCCGCAGGGAAGCGTCGGAGTGGGGGGGATGCTCACCGGGGGGCCTCCGCCCAGGGGAGTCGGGGGAGCTGGGGGGCGGCCGGACTCCGAGGAGTCCGCCATGATGGCAGTGTGCGGCAGCGGGAGCGGTCAGAGTGCAGCCAACTCTTGA